A genome region from Megalobrama amblycephala isolate DHTTF-2021 linkage group LG18, ASM1881202v1, whole genome shotgun sequence includes the following:
- the mlnl gene encoding motilin-like, with amino-acid sequence MRGAVTGCLVLVYVIALQADQAEGHIAFFSPKEMRELREKEGRKDADLRAEEVLIDEMSPEENRGESAGQLVEIGLKLTAKKGHIGSAFGKMLQNIVEEPETVK; translated from the exons ATGCGTGGAGCAGTTACAGGATGTCTGGTGCTGGTGTATGTTATTGCTCTTCAGGCTGACCAGGCAGAGGGACACATCGCATTCTTCAGCCCCAAAGAGATGAGAGAGCTCAGG GAAAAGGAGGGAAGGAAGGATGCTGATCTGCGGGCAGAGGAGGTTTTGATTGACGAGATGTCTCCAGAGGAGAACAGAGGAGAGTCAGCG GGCCAGCTTGTAGAAATAGGGTTGAAGCTCACTGCTAAAAAGGGCCACATTGGATCTGCTTTTGGTAAGATGCTGCAGAACATTGTAGAAGAGCCAGAGACCG TGAAATAA